In the genome of Primulina eburnea isolate SZY01 chromosome 13, ASM2296580v1, whole genome shotgun sequence, the window CATACCTGTGGATTAAGTCTCTATTTCCAATTGAAGGATGTTTTGAATGTTGAACTTAAAGTTTGTGGGTGGTTTATTTTGCAGATGCTCACAAAAGATACGGCGGGATTGGAACAATACTGGTTATCAAGgttgataagtttatttttcatttgtgaGCACAAAACTTCTTTTTTCCATGTTACTGATGTGTCCCACACTTTTATTGTGCAGGTTTCTCCTGAGTCAGCTAGCCAGTTTGGGGAACTTGTGGCTGATTCTGATACCAATGAACTGTTGCACTACACTGAGAAACCTGAAACTTTTGTTCGTAAACTTTTTGAAATTCAACTGATACACTCACGACTACTATGAGATGCATTATAATTTACCTTTCTATTTGGAAAACAGGTGAGTGACCGTATAAATTGCGGTGTATACATATTTACCCCGGATATCTTTGTGGCTATTCAAGGTGTATCCACTCAACGAAAAGACAGAGGTTAATCTTAATATTTTATCCTGTTAATTCCTTACCTTTctgattttcaattttaataagTGACAGATTGTTTTTGGTGTTTGCCCTAAATGCAGTACACATTTTTATCGATCTTCACCACAATATCAAAAAGACATCTCATCATGATGCATATGTTCGGTTTTTTATTGCAGCTACTTTGAGGCGTGTATCCAGCTTTGAAGCACTACAACCTGCAAACAGGTATAATATCATCGTTCAACtctcttatttatttatttattatttttattattattattattattattatatcattGTGAGGTTGTTAATTTCAAGAAACTTCTCTTCTGGTTTTATAAATTGTAATAATATTTGTGCAGCCAAATAGATTCCAACGTgttttataagataataattacAGTCTTACCAGAACTGTAATCCAATGGTTCGGTTATCTAAATCTCCCCAGCCAATTCATCCTCGTAAACTCCTAAATATTTTGCAAGATTGGATCAATGATACGGATTTGTTCAGTTAATGAACTTATCAGTTTGGGCCACTCTATTTCTAATACAAGTTCATCTGCAGGAGTCTTCCCACTGATTTTGTaagattggatcaagatattcTTTCACCACTTGCTGGGAAGAAACAATTTTATGTATATGAAACCTTGGACTTTTGGGAACAAATCAAAACACCAGGGTGAACGAAATTTTAGATACTCGTTCTCCCAATATATCTTACATCTTATTTGATTCCATCTTAATAATTTCCTCTCGTTTTTTCAGGATGTCTCTGAAATGTTCAGGCTTATACCTAGCCCAATTTAAGTTTACCTCACCACATCTCTTGGCAAGTGGAGATGGCACCAAGAAAGCTACCATTTCAGGCGACGTATATATTCATCCATCTGCAAAAGTTCATCCAAAAGCGAAGGTCCCATATTCTTTTGGTGGGGTTTATAATtgtgaaatatgatatgatctGATTTTGTGTTCTTCACCGTAAACATCAACAGATTGGTCCAAACGTTTCAATCTCAGCTAATGCTAGAATAGGAGCTGGTGCGAGACTTGTTAGCTGCATTATTCTTGATGATGTTGAAATCAAGGTACTGATAATTGAAActactggaaaaatatgatcTATATGTGTGTCATTGGTTCTTTGATGCACAATTGTTTCTTCAATGCTTGTCAGGAAAATGCAGTTGTTATTAATGCAATTGTTGGTTGGAAGTCTTCCATTGGAAGGTGGTCCAGAGTACAGGTAATCTTAAATCTCTGTAACTTTGATATTAATCAATTTTGGGGGATTTCCGGTTAAAACATATTCTACAACTAGTAATGTTTAAAGTATGTGCTGTTCCATCCTAAATGAATTTACCAAACTTATCACTGATTTTTATGAtagttaaaaatttaaataatttggaTATTTACTGTCAATCCTCAAAAAAATGGTTGTAATTTCGTAGAATAACTCTGTCTTTGGGTGGGAGACCCTTGTAACAACTTTTTTATACGCTAATGAATCTTCCTAAAATTCATTTTGTGCAAGGGATAAGAAGGGTTCATTTGAAAATTCACCACCATAGACAGAATCCATATTTCTAAAACTCTCAGTTATACGAATGTGATGAACAAGACACCATTTTATGTGCATGCAGTTCCTGCCTGGCGCTAGTTTCTTTTAAATCGAAGAGTATGTTTAATAGAAGCTATCATTTCAGGAAGTGGAATTATATAAGAACATACTAAGATAGAAAATGGTGGATAACATAAGCCATGGACTAAATAATCATGGGTAACTTTCTCCTTCACCTCGATTTTCAAATTTCAGGGTGCAGGAGAATACAATGAGAAGCTTGGAGTTACGATTCTTGGTATTTTCAACGCAATTTTTCCCTTCTCTGTCAAAGTACTCAATTTCTTGATCGTCTTCCATCTTGATCCCTCAACTTACCAAAAATATGTTCAAACCAGGTGAATCAGTCGCAGTGGAAGATGAAGTTGTAGTAGTCAACTGCATTGTCCTTCCAAACAAGACTCTAAATGTTAGTGTTCATGAAGAAATCATcctctaaaacatgaaacttcaaTTACGAAAATTTTGAGAATGTTTCGGTTTGATTCTTTATTCGATCTCTAAGTGGTTGTTGCCGCAATTTTTTAATCACACATTGTGATGAAATAAATGAAATGCACATTATCATCTTAACGTTGGTAGTATCCCCTTATCATCTTAACGTTGGTAGTATCGGGGATAATTTAGGAGTCGCCGATATACATAGAGCAGTCGAAAGGGACTGTCTTTCTTATGTAGCAAAAAGATTTTGATACTTTTCCTAATTTTATAATGGAATCAATCTCCCAGAAACTCTTCTAAGAGTCTCTATTTGTTTTCTCTAGATGATTGATTACCTGTGGCTTTGTGGAGGTTTCGTACACAATTTTTGCTGTAGATTTGTATACAAGAAATGATCAGATTGCATTATGCTTAATGTTGCTGTTCTTTTTCCCCCTCGCTTTCACAATAGAGAAATGTGATTTACTTATGCATGGACATATCTTTACCAATTAAGTAAATCAATTTGTAATTTAAGCCaattattcatttttaatttatgagtATTATCTTATttcatcttcttctttttttccttCAAATGGAATAATTACCTTTTAAACTTTATttctaaatatttcaaaaacaatATCAGAATTCCTTCAACATCTTCCCCAACTTTTGATTAAAGCCTACGACACACATTCTCTTACGCCTTAActtgtttttatatatataattttttattacatATACGATGTTTGGGGATAAAACTCTAACAATGCATTAGCAAATTAATAAAACGAAAGAACGCGtcgaaaaaatttaattatcatattttgatttgtttaaaaaaaggtttttttttttaaaaaaaaaaggcatCGCATGATATTGTAGTAAATCAaagtatattttaattttaagttcaGTGAAATATGTATCCAACCGAACCAAGATCAATTTTTTGACAACTGTTGCGAGCTCGACTCACTACTTGATCGGCGGCAAAACTATATTACTAAGTGAGTTTTAGAAACTGAGGAAATCATGGAAGGCCCGGAAGCCATATCCTACTTAACACAGAAGCAAGCTGCTGAAATCGAAGAGTTACTGGTGGGCCGTCATGGGTTCAGCCAGGATCAGCTAATGGTTATCCGCCAATTCCTCAAATTTCCGACTTTTATTTCTTTGGTTCTGTACTGCCTCAAAATTGAAGTTATTGATCCTTGGTGTAGAATTTATCTTTGTTCTTTCGAGTGCAGGAACTGGCTGGTTTAAGTGTTGCATCTGCAATAGCAGAGGTGAATCTTCGTGGCTGCATATTATTTGGCTTAGTTCCTTTGTGTATGGATTCTCAGTTGTTTGATGATTGCAAAGAAATTACCCAAAGGTGTCACAATTTCGAGTAAGAAATGCGGAGAGTCCTGGGCATTAGCTTCCCCACTAGGACAATATTCGGTCTTTTTTATGTATGAAAATTTGATTTTACTGATTAAAAAAAGGTGGATAAACCCCTTGTA includes:
- the LOC140809770 gene encoding uncharacterized protein, whose translation is MRSSEERIVAVIMVGGPTKGTRFRPLSLNIPKPLFPLAGQPMVNHPISACKRIPNLAQVYLIGFYEEREFAMFVSSTSNELRVPIRYLKEDKPHGSAGGLYNFRDLIMEDNPAHIVLLNCDVCCSFPLPEMLDAHKRYGGIGTILVIKVSPESASQFGELVADSDTNELLHYTEKPETFVSDRINCGVYIFTPDIFVAIQGVSTQRKDRATLRRVSSFEALQPANRSLPTDFVRLDQDILSPLAGKKQFYVYETLDFWEQIKTPGMSLKCSGLYLAQFKFTSPHLLASGDGTKKATISGDVYIHPSAKVHPKAKIGPNVSISANARIGAGARLVSCIILDDVEIKENAVVINAIVGWKSSIGRWSRVQGAGEYNEKLGVTILGESVAVEDEVVVVNCIVLPNKTLNVSVHEEIIL